The Ignavibacteriales bacterium DNA window TGATCGAGAGTTCATTTGCGGCAATCATTCTTAGTTTTTCATTAACTCCTTGTCCCATTTCGATAGCGGCAGTATTAATGCCTACGCTTCCATCCGTGTAGATGTGAAGCAGTGCAGAAGCCTGATTCAAAAATGTTGTAGTGAAAGAAATTCCGAAAGTGACAGGTATAATTGCCGCACCTTTTTTCATCAATTTATTTTTTGAATTGAATTCAATAATTCTTTCAAAAACTTCTTTTGGTTTATATTTATCTTCTACTCCAGCAAAACATTTTCCAATATTGCAATTCAATGTTTTCTGTCCGTACGGAAATTCATTTCCTTCTATTAATAGATTTTTCTTCTGAATCTCTGAAGGATCTATTCCAAGTTCATTCGCTGCTTTGTATATAGCAGATTCAATCACAAACATTCCCTGTGGTCCGCCGAATCCTCTGAATGCAGTAAACGGAGTAAGATTGGTTTTACAGCTTAATGCAGTAGCTTTTACATTTGGAATGAAATAGGAATTTGTACAGTGAAAAAGTGTACGGTCTAAAATTGCAGGTGAAAGATCTGCTGCTGCGCCTGCGTTCTGATAAAAAGTTACTTCGTAAGCAAGAATTTTTCCTTTTTTATCCAGCCCGATTTTAAAATCAGAAGAGTAAGGATGTCGTTTTCCTGTAATTCTAATATCTTCTTGCCGAGGTAAAATTATTTTAACCGGTTTATTTAATTTCAAAGCGGCTAAAGCTGCCATAACAGCCCACGCAGTTGCTTGATCTTCTTTACCGCCAAATCCTCCGCCTAGTCTTGTAACATCTACTTCAATTTTGTGCATAGGTAATCCAAGGACACGTGAAGCCGTACGCTGAACTGATGTTGGTCCCTGTGTTGATGAAATTATTTTTATTCCTCCGCCTTCCATGGGAAATGCGAGTGAACCTTGTGTTTCAAGATAAAGATGCTCTTGCCCCCCACTCTCAACAACTCCTTCGAAAATGTAATCACATTTTTTCCAAGCCTTATTAATATTGCCAAGTTCAAAAATTCTTGGTGGAATTATCAGTTCACCTTTTGCTGCAGCTTCGCGAGGATCAAACACTGCAGGAAGTTTTTCGAATTCACATTTAATCTTTTTTGCAGCATCATGTGCTTGAAGAAAAGTTTCTGCAATTACCAAAGCTATTGGATGACCAATAAAGTGAGCCGTGTCCTCCGCAAATAGATCCTCATCTTGAACAATGCCTCCAATCTGATTTTCACCCGGGATATCTTTTGCAGAAATAATTCCTTTTACACCTTGTACATGTAATGCTTCTTCGAAACCAAGGCTTAATATTTTCCCATGTGCTATAGGAGAATAAAAAACATAGCCGTACAAAGTCCCTTGCGGAGACACAATATCATCAACAAAAAGAGATTCACCCCGGACGTGTTTTATTGAGTCTACGTTTCTCAAAGCAATTTCTCCGAATCCACGAGTTGCGGAAATAATTTAATAAAATGTGCGCAAAATAATTGATGCAGCAATAATCTTTTATACTCAGCAGAACCACGTGCATCACTGATTGGCAAAATTTCGCTTGCAGAAATTGCTGCAGCCTTTTTTATTGTTTCAGTATCAATCGATTTGTTTCTTAAATAGTTACAAGTATTGTTAAGATATAACGGAATTGGGGCTACTCCTCCTACTGAAATATGAATCGTTGTTATTTTTCCGAGTTTTAATTCTATATAGATTGATGAATTTACGCTTGCAATATCAAGATAAGTTCGTTTAGAAATTTTTTCGAAATTAAAGAATGAATTCTTTGAAGGAATCTGAAAAGATAATTTTTCAACAATTTCATTTTTTTTCTTTTCTAATGATTTATAACCTTTGTAAAAATTTTTAAGAAGAATTGATCTTTTCTTCTTTCCATCATTCAAGTGAACAGTTGAGTTGAGTGCAAGAAAAATATTGACCATATCACCTATTGGAGATGCATTAACAATATTTCCGCCGATTGTTGCTCGATTACGAATCGAGAGAGAGCCGAAGAGACTTAAATAGCTGTTCCATTGAGGAAAATATTTTTGAAATAGTTTTGATGATTTTAACTCTTCGATAGTTGTTGCCGAACCAATATTAATTTGTTTCCCTGTTTGAGAAATTCCGGTAAGCTTTTTATACTGTGATATTAAACTACCTTTACTGCGGACTAAACTTTCCCACCTCTGAACATAAAGATCTGTTCCGCCTGAAATAACAATATTTGAATTTTTATCAATTGATTTATTATCTACAGAAATTTTCTCAAGGCGTTTTTTTATATCCTGGAAATAATTAGGAATAAATTTTAATGCAATCAAGTTTTCAATATGATTTCTGTCATCTGATCTTCCATTTTCAAATATAGAAATTGAATCGGAGGCCGCACGCTTAATCCCAGCGTAACCGGTACATCGGCAAATATTTCCACCAAGTGATTCTATTGCATCATCGGGATTAAGATTAGAGTTGTTCAAAAAATATCCGGTCATAGAAACAACAAAGCCCGGAGTACAAAACCCGCATTGTGTTCCGCCGTCATCAACCATCGCCGCTTGAACTGGTGAAAGATCTTTCTGATTAATTCCTTCAACAGTTACAACATGTTTACCATTGGCATCCCCTAACGGCATCAAGCATGAATTAACAGATTTGTGTTTGACAGTTCCTTTAACTAATTCACCAAGAAGAATTGTACACGCGCCGCAATCACCTTCCCGGCATCCTTCTTTCGTTCCCGTTAACATTTTTTCTTTTCTTATAAAATCGAGAAGAACTGTTGTGGGGGGAAGATCAGTAGTAATATTAAGATCATTAAGAATAAATTTGATCATTTTAACCTCAGTGGAATAATATCCACTTATGGTACAGCAATAACAGAAATAAATATCTTACTCATCAAAAAATTAACATTTTGGAATGCCGAAATCAAAAACTTAATTTCATATGCAAATAATCCAATTTGAGATAAATCATCGAAACCTGGAAGAAAAATTTAACAGCTCTGTGCATAAGTCAATTTTTTTACCGTGCAGGAACACGAAGCTTGATTCCTTTTCTTCCTCTTTTTATTCATGATATTGGCAAGACCACACCCGAATATACTGCAATATGGAGCGGGTGGATATTTGCAGCTCCATTTATTGTTTCATTTTTCACAACTCCTTTTTGGGGAAGCTTCGGCGATAAATACGGCAGAAAATTAATGACAATTCTTGCTGTGTTTGGTTTTGCTGCCGCTCAGTTTTTGATGGGATTCTCTACAAACTTGACTCAACTTATTTTATTTGCTTCGCTTCAAGAAGTTATGGGCGGATTTTATCCCGCAGCTGTTTCGTTAACAGCGTCCAACACTCCAAAAGAAAAAACAGCGCAAGCTCTCGGTATACTGCAATTTGCAAACGGCTCAGGAAATGTTGTGGGACCAATTTTAGGAGGCGTACTTGCAGATCTGGTTGGTCTTAGAGAAGTATTCTTTTTAATTGCAATAACAGTCGGGCTATCCGGATTTTTGATTGTTTTCTTTATAGATGAAAAAAAATTCACACGTGAAGACCATAATTATTACTTCCTCACAAAAAATTGGCGGTATGTCTTAGAGAATAAAAAATTAATTATATGTATGTTGTTTCTACTGATATATTCTTTAGCCGTCACGGTTGTTCGTCCTACATTCTCGCTGTTCATCAAATCAATGAATTTTACATTGAACAATTCTTCCACAGTAACGGGGATTTTGCTAGGTATTTTCGGCGGCACCTCTGCATTGGCTTCTGCTTTAGTTGGCAAATTAGCAGTTAAAAGAAAAATTTATTCGATACTTTTATTTGCCTCAATAGTTGTAACTTCAACATACTTCTTGCTTTCATTTGTGAGCTCTGCTTCTTTTTTAATAATAGTATTGGCTGTTGGTGGATTTGGATTAGGATTAATTCAACCATTGGTATTTACTTTAGTAAGTCATAATACAGATAATAACCGAAAAGCAGGTGTGTTTGGCGTAGGATCAAGTTTTCAGGTAATTGGAAATCTTTTCGGTTCTGTATCAGCCGGATATATTGTTTCTGAATTTGGATTGCGTTTTCCATTTGTTGCAGCCGGGGTACTGTTTTTATTGGTAATTTTTATTGCTTTATTTGGATTAAAGAAAAACTTGTAAAAATATTTTTTACATCCGCTGGCATAGAAAAGGATTCAATATATTTAGATGATCAATTAATGATATGAACTTAAACTCTCCTTTCGTTATATTTTAATACATAAACTGTTGGCACTTATATGAGTAAGCTGACACAAGATTCAAGATTGAAATTCCTTTCCAAACAATTTTCTTTTCAACAGGCTTCCTCATTATATAAAATAAATGCAAAGAGGAGCGGAATATGAGAACCAGATTTTTAATTATCGCTTTAATATTTTTCACTTTAGATGTTCATTTATTATTATCACAACCTGTTGAGATTGATTATTCCAAACCGGAAGAAGTAGCACAAAAATTTCTTCAACTTTATTTCAAAGGAGATTGGTTCGGCGCTTGTAAACTTTGTGCATGCGAAGGATGTGAAGATCAGATATCGTTCATGATAAAGAAAATGGATGAAGAAAGTACAATAACAGATGATACCAAATGCACATTTACACTTGATAAGTTTGAATTAGATAAAGATGGTACAACAGGCAAATATTATTTTACTAAGAATTGTCCGGATCTTAAACCCAGGAAAAATCATATTGATATGAAAAAGGTTGGGGATAAATGGCTGGTTGAATATATTTACAGACGCGATAAGTTTTTGTGAAATCAGACAGACGAGTAATTTTGAACATAAACAATTTTAATCTGAGTTTATATGAGAAGAAATGAAATAAAAAATAGATTTACATTCGAGCACAAGAATGAACCTCTTTTACCAAGAGATCTTTTTGTTAAGAGAATGTTTAATCATCTTCTACTAGGTGCCACTACAATTTTGTTCTCACTTATGATCGGTATAATAGGTTATCATTACTTTGAAGGTATTGGCTGGATTGATTCTCTACTCAATGCCTCTATGATTCTAGGCGGTATGGGACCGGTTACTGAATTACATACAGATTCAGGTAAAATTTTTGCTTCAATGTATGCTCTGTTTTCCGGGATTATTTTTTTAGTTACTGTTGGAATAATAATAGCCCCTGCAGTACATCGTTTCCTTCACCGTCTTCATATAGATGAAAAAGACGGTAACTAAATATTACTAAGACAATTAATACTTCCCTAAGAGAAGAAATATTTTTTTCTTATCTTTTAATGTTGGTAATTCATTGATATTATTATGATTGTTTATTGAAGAAAAACAAAGAAAGAAATTGACAAACATGAAAAAAAGAAAATTAATATTATTTATATCAATAATAATTCTTTCCATATTTATTATTAGTTGTAATGGCAACGGACCAAAGGAAATATCTGTTAATATTTACTTGGTCGCTTATCAAGGATCTAATTTAAACGGGAAGAAAATCGGGTGTAATGACATTTTGGTTCCAATTACTAAAAATGTTTTAGTAGAGAATAACGAGGTAGAATCTGCACTTAATGAGCTGTTAATAACTAAAGATTCGGAAGAATTAAAAAATTTCGTTAAAGGTCCTTCATTACTAGTATATCAAGTAACTATAGCAGATGGAATAGCAGATGTTTATTTAAAAGGGGATTTCCATATGTCCGCTGTTTGCGATATACCACGCATTAAAGAACAACTTTATGAAACTACAAAACAGTTCTCAGACATAAAAGAAGTAAAAATTTATATTAACGATAAAACTTTAGAATCATATCTCACTGTTGCACAAGAAGGATTTAAATAAGAATGTCTTGGATCTGGATCTTTATTGCATCGCTGTTTGAAATCTCCTGGGCTGTCGGTCTAAAATACTCGCAAGGTTTTACTCAATTAAAAGCTACAATTTTTACAGTTATTACTATGATACTAAGCTACGTTTTTCTTTCACTTGGTGTAAAAAATCTTCCTATAGGAACTGCTTATGCTGTCTGGACCGGTATAGGTGCAATCGGAACAGCCATTTACGGAATTATTTATTTTAACGAACCGAAAGATTTAATTCGTGTTTTTTTTATTTTCTTAATCGTTGTTGGAATTATCGGTCTGCGACTTACATACAAAACCAATTGAAATGAAAAAACTTTCCCACGAAGAAATTTCTAAGAACAGAAGCACTTTATCTACATTACACACTGTAACTAAACTTCCAATTTATGTTGTGCTTAACAGCATCCGCAGCAGCTATAATGTAGGATCAATATTCCGCACATCAGACGGTGCTATGATCGAAAAACTTTTTCTCTGCGGATATACACCTCATCCTCCCAAGAAAGAAGTCCTGAAGACAGCACTTGGTTCACAAGATAGTGTTAGTTGGGAATATATCCATGATCCAAAAGACGTTATTCAAAAATTGAAAGCAAATGGAATTAAGATCTGTGCGCTCGAACTTACAGAATCTAGTATCCCAACTTTTAAGATTAAGAAAGAAGATTTCCCTTTGGCATTAATAATCGGAAATGAAATCACAGGAGTTTCACAAGAGTTATTGGATATGTGTGATATGTCAATTGAAATTCCGCAATACGGAATTAAACAATCATTAAATGTTGCAGTAGCTTACGGGATTGCTGTTTTTGATTTAAGAAGGATTTTGGATTCGTAGAGCAGAATCGTATTCTGCACCCTCCTATACAAAAAGCACAGATTAAGAATCTGTGCTACATTGTCCCGGAATAGAATTTATCGATGAGGATCAATTCAGTTTAAATACGGTCTCTTAATTTTTTCTTAGTAGAATCCGGATTTGTTTTTAATCGTTCTAAATTTTTCTGATTAATTAGACGCTCTTTAGACAAGGTATCATTCTTTGCTGTAGAGTCTTTAACTGCAGTTTGTTTTTGCGGTTCTATTTGATTCGAAAGTGGTTGTGCAACATTATTATTTTTTTCTTTTTCTATCTTTTGTTGTTCTAATTCTTTTTGCTTTGCTTCATTTTCAGTCTTTATACGTAATCTTTCAATCTGATATTCACTGAATTTTGGAAGTACAGAATTTGCATACGGTGTTCCCACATAACCTTTTACAAGAATTCCATAAACTGCCGCTGCTGAATCATACATTTTGAGATCTCTTTCATATATCATCCCGGCGTAAGTTAAAGATTTTTTTGCAAATTCTGATTTTGGATAATTATTGTAAATCTCACGAAATGATTTTATCGCATCTTCGTAATTCTTATCATAATATTTTTTCTCGGCTTCTAAATAAAAAACTTCTGCAGGATCTTCATCTTTTTTTACTTCCGCTTTTTTTTCTTCTTTTTTTATCAATCCCAGCTTTTCACCTGCCGCAGTTCTTAGAGGATCTTTTTCGTAATTGTCATAAATGATTTTGAATAGACTGTCGGCTTTTACAGTATCCTTCATTGTCTCATAATAAATTCCGAGTGCATAAAATGTTTGAACTTTTACGGGCTTATTCTGATACTCAGTTAGGATTTTATTATAATAAAAATAGGCTGAGTCCGGTACATCTAACTCGGAAAAAAACAAGCTACCAAGTCCGTACAAACTTTTTGAATAAATTGTCCTAACTGAATCAGCTGAAATTCGAAGGCGTTCCGGTTTTTTTATTTTTCCTTGCAATATTAATTGATAAGGGGTAAGATTTTTATCTTTTGAATTAACATTTTGGTTTTGCTGCAATGCTTGCTGTCGGCGGAGTTCAATTCCCGGATCAGTTTGATTTTGATTATTAGTAGCGCTGTTTTGACTTTCTATAATACGGCGGTTCTCTTCTAAATATTGTCTGTAAGCAATATCATACTCAATAGAATCTTGCATATAACGAGTCGGATTTAGAATATAATTTAACTGCTGAGATAAATCAGTCAACTCTTTCTTATTAGCGAAATATTTATCAAGATCCCTGGCATGTCTGTTCGATTCAATTTTAATATCCGCCGGTGCCAATGACATTGCGACTTTATTATAATACTTATAGGAGCTGTCATAATCGCGAAATTTTATTTTATATATTTCTCCTAATTTCGCTTGTGCAATTCCAGACGTTGGATTCATTCTAAAAGTTGAATCAACTTCCCGAAAAATATTTACAGCTAACTTGGTTTCATTTTTTTCATAATAGATCTGGCCAAGTTCAATCATTACTTGATCAACATAATTTTTGAATTTTCCGGCGTATCTTATATTATTTAGTTCAGATTCACTTTCTTCAACTCTGTTTAAATCTTTTAGCAGTCTCGCATGTTCAATTCGGCTTTGAAATTCAATGTCAAAAGTTGGAGAATATTTTAATACATCTACAAAAGCTTTAAGAGCATTTTCTTTATCTTTTAAAAACAGATAGATCTTTCCAAGCTGATATGAAACAAGCGCATTTGTTTCATCATCTTTGGAAACAGTAAGATAGTAAGTGCATTCATTGATAGCTTTTTGGTATTCTTCACGGAATTCAAAAAATGCAATTCTGGTTATCGCAGCGTCATTAAACAGTTTTTCATCACCTTCTTTCAGAGCTTCCTCTTTTACTTCCTCAATTAGAGTTAAACCCTCATCAAAATTATGAAGTTGTAAATGAGTTTTTGCTAACCAAAGTTTATTTTCAAGTCGATATTTTGTGTCACCGAGTCCAGCAAGTTCAATAAATTTTCTTTGAGCTCTTGCATATTCTGATTGATAATAAAATGCTTTTCCAGTCATGAATAACGCATCAGGGAAATATGATGAGCCTGTTTCATACTGAAGAATCTTCGAACACTTTTCAATAACCCTTGTGAGATCCTGACTAAGCGAACCGCTTAATTGAGTACCTCCGATTTGTGCTCCTGGTTGAACATTTTGTTGTACAGTTTGCGGGACGTTAAATTGTGTCGTTTGTTGGATACCAAATTGCGAACTTGGTTGAGACACAATTGGAGAAGTAGTTTGAGTACCCTGAGTTAGAGTTTCTCGGAAAGCAAAAATATCTTTTTTCTGTTTGAGAATTTCTTCTTCGACTCTATCGAAAAGTGTTTTTGCATTGTAGTAAGTATTGAAGTAGGTGTTAAAGTCTGTCCACACACCGCAACTTGAAAGTGCAACGACGAGAAATAACAAAGATGTCTGCACAAATAGTTTTTTTGTTTTTTTGTAAGACATAGTCTTTTACTATTTAGTTATTGATAAAACTGTAAAAACTATTATGCGGTTTCTCCTTGTTTATGAATTCATATATGTAAATTTACAAAAAATTAAAGAGCAGATGAACCGGATTCATCCGTTCGTATTCTAATTACATCCGATATATCGGAAATAAAAATTTTACCATCGCCAACTTGGCCGGTTTTTGCAGTTCGCAAAATTGCTTCAACAGTTTTTTCAGCCGAATCATCATCAACAATAACTTCAATTTTTATTTTCGGTACGAATTCAATTTGATATTCGCTTCCACGGTAAGTTTCTTTATGCCCTTTTTGTCTCCCATATCCGCGAACTTCAGTAATCGTCATCCCGCGAACACCTTCTTCAAGCAGAGCTTCCTTTACTTCATCCAATTTAAAAGGACGAATGATTGCTTCGATTTTTTTCATAGCAACCTCATATTAAGCGTTTTTACCGTGGCAATTTTTAAATTTTTTACCGCTTCCGCAAGGACACGGTTCATTACGACCAACTTTTGCTTCCACTTTTACCGGCTGTTGTCTTCCCCTTCTATCTCCATCCCCTTCCGGTGACGTAGCCCGCAATCCTAAATTATCTGCAGAATCTTTTATAGTCTGCATTCTTTGCGCCGGGGCAGTTTTTCTTCCTTGTACTTCTTGAGGAGCTTGCGGCCAGAACTTAAAACAGAAAGCAACTACTTCATTTCTAATTTGTTCCAGTAAACTTAAAAACAATGTATAAGATTCGGATTTGTATTCAAGAAGAGGATCTTTCTGCCCGTAAGCTCTTAACCCAATTCCTTCTTTTAAATCATCCATTTCTCTTAGATGCTCTTTCCATTTTTCATCAATAACACTTAACACCGCATATTGTTCCAGACGCGACATTAATTGGATGCTGAGCATCTCTTCTTTTCTTTTGTAAAATTCTTTTGCGCCATCAAGAATTTTTTCTTTCACACCATCTTTACCAAGTTTTTCAAATGTATCGGCTTCAATCTTAAAATCAACTAAGAAATTTTGCAGCACTTCATTATGAATACTTTCTATATCGCCTTCATCATAATATTTATCAACAATCTCCTGAACTACTTCATCAAGATATTCGAACACTTCACTTTTAAGACGTTCACCTTCAAGAGCTTGTTTTCTTCTCGAATAAATTACTTCACGCTGCTGATTCATTACGTTATCGAATTCGAGTAAGCGTTTTCTTATTGCGAAGTTATTTTCTTCAACTTTTTTCTGCGCACGTTCAACTGATCGAGTTATAAGCGGATGTTGAATTGCCTCACCATCTTCCATACCCATTCTTCCCATAACATTCGTAATCCTATCGCTGCCGAATAAACGCATCAAATCATCTTCCAACGAAATGAAAAACTTTGTTGTTCCGGGATCGCCTTGACGTCCTGAACGGCCTCGTAACTGACGATCAATTCTGCGCGCTTCATGTCGTTCTGTACCAAGAATATAAAGACCGCCGGTATCTACAACACCAGCGCCTAATTTAATATCAGTACCACGACCCGCCATGTTTGTTGCAATTGTAACTGCACCGGGTTGTCCCGCGAATGCTATAATCTCTGCTTCACGCTGATGCTGTTTAGCATTAAGAACATTGTGCGGAATACCTTGTCTCTTCAAAATTTTGCTGATCGTTTCAGAAACATCAACGCTTGTTGTTCCAACAAGAACCGGACGTTTTTGTTCGCGCAGCTCGCTTATCTTTTCTAAAATAGCGCTATACTTTTCACGTTTAGTTTTATAGATCGCATCGTCTTCATCATCTCTAACATTTGGTCTGTTGGTTGGAATAACTAAAACTTCCAATTTATAAATTTCAAAGAACTCTCCTTCTTCAGTTTCCGCTGTTCCGGTCATACCTGCAAGTTTTCTGTAGAGGCGGAAATAATTTTGAAGAGTAATTGTTGCCAGAGTTTGTGTATCACGTTCAACCTTTACGCTTTCTTTTGCTTCAATAGCTTGATGTAGTCCGTCGGAATATCTTCTTCCCGGAAGAACACGTCCTGTAAACTCATCAACAATCGCAATTTTTCCTTCTTCAGTAATTACATATTCAACATCTTTCTCAAATAAAGTATAAGCTTTCAATA harbors:
- a CDS encoding molybdopterin-dependent oxidoreductase encodes the protein MRNVDSIKHVRGESLFVDDIVSPQGTLYGYVFYSPIAHGKILSLGFEEALHVQGVKGIISAKDIPGENQIGGIVQDEDLFAEDTAHFIGHPIALVIAETFLQAHDAAKKIKCEFEKLPAVFDPREAAAKGELIIPPRIFELGNINKAWKKCDYIFEGVVESGGQEHLYLETQGSLAFPMEGGGIKIISSTQGPTSVQRTASRVLGLPMHKIEVDVTRLGGGFGGKEDQATAWAVMAALAALKLNKPVKIILPRQEDIRITGKRHPYSSDFKIGLDKKGKILAYEVTFYQNAGAAADLSPAILDRTLFHCTNSYFIPNVKATALSCKTNLTPFTAFRGFGGPQGMFVIESAIYKAANELGIDPSEIQKKNLLIEGNEFPYGQKTLNCNIGKCFAGVEDKYKPKEVFERIIEFNSKNKLMKKGAAIIPVTFGISFTTTFLNQASALLHIYTDGSVGINTAAIEMGQGVNEKLRMIAANELSINIDRIHIDSTNTSRVSNSSATAASKGTDLNGFAVIDACKILISRLKKVATDELKVKRSSRILLKDEIIFYKNNKTELNFIKLVSIAYRKRISLTAQAHHSTPNIYFDTKINKGEPFAYHSYGVAIVEVTLDCLRGIYEVDSVKVVHDFGDTINKTIDLGQAEGGIVQGIGWMTMEELKWNSEGKLLTDALSTYKIPDIHAVPKEMKIHFLENVSNPFGPNNSKAIGEPPLMYGIGVYFALMNAMRAFKPNLEMNFSAPLTPEKVLLTLYNTPKHQEKG
- a CDS encoding FAD binding domain-containing protein codes for the protein MIKFILNDLNITTDLPPTTVLLDFIRKEKMLTGTKEGCREGDCGACTILLGELVKGTVKHKSVNSCLMPLGDANGKHVVTVEGINQKDLSPVQAAMVDDGGTQCGFCTPGFVVSMTGYFLNNSNLNPDDAIESLGGNICRCTGYAGIKRAASDSISIFENGRSDDRNHIENLIALKFIPNYFQDIKKRLEKISVDNKSIDKNSNIVISGGTDLYVQRWESLVRSKGSLISQYKKLTGISQTGKQINIGSATTIEELKSSKLFQKYFPQWNSYLSLFGSLSIRNRATIGGNIVNASPIGDMVNIFLALNSTVHLNDGKKKRSILLKNFYKGYKSLEKKKNEIVEKLSFQIPSKNSFFNFEKISKRTYLDIASVNSSIYIELKLGKITTIHISVGGVAPIPLYLNNTCNYLRNKSIDTETIKKAAAISASEILPISDARGSAEYKRLLLHQLFCAHFIKLFPQLVDSEKLL
- a CDS encoding MFS transporter; this translates as MSQFFYRAGTRSLIPFLPLFIHDIGKTTPEYTAIWSGWIFAAPFIVSFFTTPFWGSFGDKYGRKLMTILAVFGFAAAQFLMGFSTNLTQLILFASLQEVMGGFYPAAVSLTASNTPKEKTAQALGILQFANGSGNVVGPILGGVLADLVGLREVFFLIAITVGLSGFLIVFFIDEKKFTREDHNYYFLTKNWRYVLENKKLIICMLFLLIYSLAVTVVRPTFSLFIKSMNFTLNNSSTVTGILLGIFGGTSALASALVGKLAVKRKIYSILLFASIVVTSTYFLLSFVSSASFLIIVLAVGGFGLGLIQPLVFTLVSHNTDNNRKAGVFGVGSSFQVIGNLFGSVSAGYIVSEFGLRFPFVAAGVLFLLVIFIALFGLKKNL
- a CDS encoding GerMN domain-containing protein, with protein sequence MKKRKLILFISIIILSIFIISCNGNGPKEISVNIYLVAYQGSNLNGKKIGCNDILVPITKNVLVENNEVESALNELLITKDSEELKNFVKGPSLLVYQVTIADGIADVYLKGDFHMSAVCDIPRIKEQLYETTKQFSDIKEVKIYINDKTLESYLTVAQEGFK
- a CDS encoding multidrug efflux SMR transporter; the encoded protein is MSWIWIFIASLFEISWAVGLKYSQGFTQLKATIFTVITMILSYVFLSLGVKNLPIGTAYAVWTGIGAIGTAIYGIIYFNEPKDLIRVFFIFLIVVGIIGLRLTYKTN
- a CDS encoding RNA methyltransferase, yielding MKKLSHEEISKNRSTLSTLHTVTKLPIYVVLNSIRSSYNVGSIFRTSDGAMIEKLFLCGYTPHPPKKEVLKTALGSQDSVSWEYIHDPKDVIQKLKANGIKICALELTESSIPTFKIKKEDFPLALIIGNEITGVSQELLDMCDMSIEIPQYGIKQSLNVAVAYGIAVFDLRRILDS
- a CDS encoding P-II family nitrogen regulator codes for the protein MKKIEAIIRPFKLDEVKEALLEEGVRGMTITEVRGYGRQKGHKETYRGSEYQIEFVPKIKIEVIVDDDSAEKTVEAILRTAKTGQVGDGKIFISDISDVIRIRTDESGSSAL
- the secA gene encoding preprotein translocase subunit SecA is translated as MFESLLKKFFGDKNVRATKDLWPVVEQIKVEYEKLKDLTDDELRVKTTEFKNRIEEYTRETKKPLDELKIKLLDVQSVEEKHAIYDEVERLENELTDKYEEILNEILPEAFAVVKDTCRRLCGRSWEAAANKITWDMIPYDVQLLGGIVLHQGKIAEMATGEGKTLVATLPVYLNALTGRGVHLVTVNDYLAKRDSEWMGEIYKFHGLTIGCIINTMDSDQRIKMYACDITYGTNNEFGFDYLRDNMASSKEYCVQRGHNFAIVDEVDSVLIDEARTPLIISGPVGSTEHKFDEMKPSVERLFRKQSNLVASIVKEAEQLLQSDNSKDRERAGMLLLRAHRGFPKNKALMKLFSEPEYKKLLQQTELDFLRESAKRMPEIDEELYFAIEERNNQMDLTEKGRDELAMGSSEGKDFFVLPDLGTEISKLENDPSVSDEDKLKKKDELYHIYSERSDRIHTLNQLLKAYTLFEKDVEYVITEEGKIAIVDEFTGRVLPGRRYSDGLHQAIEAKESVKVERDTQTLATITLQNYFRLYRKLAGMTGTAETEEGEFFEIYKLEVLVIPTNRPNVRDDEDDAIYKTKREKYSAILEKISELREQKRPVLVGTTSVDVSETISKILKRQGIPHNVLNAKQHQREAEIIAFAGQPGAVTIATNMAGRGTDIKLGAGVVDTGGLYILGTERHEARRIDRQLRGRSGRQGDPGTTKFFISLEDDLMRLFGSDRITNVMGRMGMEDGEAIQHPLITRSVERAQKKVEENNFAIRKRLLEFDNVMNQQREVIYSRRKQALEGERLKSEVFEYLDEVVQEIVDKYYDEGDIESIHNEVLQNFLVDFKIEADTFEKLGKDGVKEKILDGAKEFYKRKEEMLSIQLMSRLEQYAVLSVIDEKWKEHLREMDDLKEGIGLRAYGQKDPLLEYKSESYTLFLSLLEQIRNEVVAFCFKFWPQAPQEVQGRKTAPAQRMQTIKDSADNLGLRATSPEGDGDRRGRQQPVKVEAKVGRNEPCPCGSGKKFKNCHGKNA